From Paracoccus aminovorans, one genomic window encodes:
- a CDS encoding LysR substrate-binding domain-containing protein, whose protein sequence is MPELSVVKADLASFQVLGDAYARDAKGLIMEGVRKRGIDDPTAVEALGHPLATQPAITWADLAGETFLVRQGGTRRHVHDHIVLRLAGRWPAPSIMRLDVGRGTMVGQGFGITIVGAATSMLPTTGIVFLPFIDEPEPIPFSAVWSPCNRNATLRNMLALAAKMGRLRCERLL, encoded by the coding sequence ATGCCGGAACTTTCCGTCGTCAAGGCCGACCTCGCGAGCTTCCAGGTGCTCGGCGACGCCTATGCCCGCGATGCAAAGGGGTTGATCATGGAAGGCGTGCGCAAGCGCGGCATCGACGATCCCACCGCGGTGGAGGCGCTCGGGCACCCGCTCGCAACGCAACCGGCCATTACCTGGGCCGACCTGGCGGGCGAGACATTCCTTGTGCGGCAGGGCGGCACCCGCCGGCATGTCCATGACCATATCGTGCTGCGCCTCGCCGGGCGCTGGCCCGCGCCGTCGATCATGCGCCTCGATGTGGGGCGCGGCACGATGGTCGGGCAGGGCTTCGGCATTACCATCGTCGGCGCGGCCACGTCGATGCTGCCGACAACCGGCATCGTCTTCCTGCCGTTCATCGACGAACCGGAGCCGATCCCGTTCTCGGCCGTCTGGTCGCCGTGCAACCGCAACGCCACGCTGCGCAATATGCTCGCGCTTGCGGCCAAGATGGGTCGCCTGCGGTGCGAGCGATTGCTTTGA
- a CDS encoding ArsR/SmtB family transcription factor, whose amino-acid sequence MSIDDQDDALFKALGHRARRQLLDLLKEGPKTTGALCEVLPQLNRCTVMQHLRVLEDAGLVVVERRGRERWNHLDALPIHALHERWIGPYATYAVNMLGALKQAAEGGQPARLDETLPE is encoded by the coding sequence ATGTCAATCGACGATCAGGACGACGCACTGTTCAAGGCGCTGGGGCACCGGGCACGCCGGCAATTGCTGGACCTGCTGAAGGAGGGCCCGAAGACCACCGGCGCGCTGTGCGAGGTGCTGCCGCAACTGAACCGCTGCACCGTCATGCAGCACCTGCGGGTGCTGGAAGATGCCGGGCTGGTCGTGGTCGAGCGGCGGGGCCGCGAAAGATGGAACCATCTGGACGCCCTGCCCATCCACGCGCTGCATGAGCGCTGGATCGGTCCCTATGCCACCTATGCGGTGAACATGCTGGGCGCGTTGAAGCAAGCGGCGGAAGGCGGCCAGCCCGCAAGGCTTGACGAAACCCTGCCGGAATAG
- the maiA gene encoding maleylacetoacetate isomerase → MRIVLHDYWRSSASYRVRIALGLKGIAYDEIAVDLVAGAQRDHEHLALNPQGLVPVLEIDGLVLTQSLAIMDYLEDTRPQPALLPEAPADRARVRAIALAVACDIHPVSNLKVLARVEELAGAEARAEWNRRNIAEGLAAVEALLDHPGFTGRFCHGDTPGYADCALIPQIYNARRWRVPLDGLARIGSVAQACEGHAAFMVASP, encoded by the coding sequence ATGAGGATTGTCCTGCATGATTACTGGCGTTCCTCCGCATCCTATCGGGTGCGGATCGCGCTGGGGCTGAAGGGGATTGCCTATGACGAGATCGCGGTCGATCTGGTCGCGGGCGCGCAACGCGATCACGAGCATCTGGCGCTGAACCCGCAGGGGCTGGTGCCGGTGCTGGAGATCGACGGGCTGGTGCTGACGCAGTCGCTGGCGATCATGGACTATCTGGAGGACACCCGGCCCCAGCCCGCGCTGCTGCCCGAGGCGCCTGCGGATCGCGCGCGGGTGCGGGCAATCGCGCTGGCGGTGGCCTGCGACATCCATCCCGTGTCGAACCTGAAGGTGCTGGCACGGGTCGAGGAACTTGCCGGGGCCGAGGCGCGCGCCGAATGGAACCGTCGCAACATCGCCGAAGGTCTGGCGGCCGTTGAAGCGTTGCTGGATCATCCGGGCTTCACGGGCCGCTTCTGCCATGGCGATACGCCGGGTTATGCCGATTGCGCGCTGATCCCGCAGATCTACAATGCGCGACGGTGGAGGGTGCCGCTGGACGGCCTTGCCCGGATCGGCAGCGTCGCGCAGGCATGCGAGGGCCATGCGGCCTTCATGGTTGCTTCTCCTTAA
- a CDS encoding sulfite exporter TauE/SafE family protein: MTFLAAGIVKGVTGMGLPTLAMGVLGALLSPLVAASLLIVPSMVTNLWQLLAGPRIGALARRLWPMTAASMARTLTAAPLLAGGNGGATTAVLGATLVAYALYTLLASPFRVAAVQERWFSPLVGLTTGVIAGATGVFVIPAVPYMQALGLEKDDLVQALGLAFTTSTIALALGLASHQAWQFDQLALSVLAVVPALIGMWAGQILRRALSPATFRRWFLIMLALLGAEMLLRGVV; this comes from the coding sequence GTGACCTTCCTTGCCGCCGGCATTGTCAAGGGCGTCACCGGCATGGGCCTGCCCACGCTCGCCATGGGCGTCCTGGGCGCACTGCTGTCGCCCTTGGTTGCCGCGAGCCTGCTGATCGTGCCGTCCATGGTCACCAATCTGTGGCAGCTTCTGGCCGGTCCGCGCATCGGCGCCCTGGCGCGGCGGCTTTGGCCGATGACGGCTGCAAGCATGGCGAGGACATTGACCGCCGCCCCGCTGCTGGCCGGCGGGAATGGCGGGGCGACGACAGCGGTCCTCGGCGCCACGCTGGTGGCCTATGCGCTTTATACCCTTCTCGCTTCGCCGTTCCGGGTCGCAGCTGTCCAAGAGCGGTGGTTCTCGCCGCTGGTCGGGCTGACCACCGGGGTGATTGCGGGGGCGACCGGCGTGTTCGTCATTCCTGCGGTTCCCTACATGCAGGCGCTCGGGCTGGAGAAGGACGACCTAGTCCAGGCGCTCGGCCTAGCCTTCACGACCTCGACCATCGCCCTGGCGCTCGGCCTGGCCTCGCACCAGGCTTGGCAATTCGACCAGCTTGCGCTTTCCGTGCTGGCCGTTGTTCCGGCGCTGATCGGCATGTGGGCGGGGCAGATCCTGCGCCGCGCCCTCAGCCCCGCCACCTTCCGGCGCTGGTTCCTGATCATGCTCGCCCTGCTGGGAGCGGAGATGCTGCTGCGTGGGGTGGTGTAA
- a CDS encoding glutathione S-transferase family protein — protein sequence MTPTITAFAQSPDRGQGQARDMRVRWALEEVGQPYDVRLVSFDEMKQPPHLALHPFGQIPTYEKGDLALFESGAIVLHVAQSHPGLLPEDANAQARAVMWIFAALNTVEPPIVEWEQARYHEPDRPWHQARLSLLEKRICVRPEQLSRRLGAADWLDGTFSAGDLLMVTVLRRLEGSGMVEEHPNLARYVARGKGRPAYQHAFAAQLAVFTASQG from the coding sequence ATGACCCCCACTATCACCGCCTTCGCGCAATCCCCCGACCGCGGCCAGGGACAGGCGCGCGACATGCGCGTCCGTTGGGCGCTGGAAGAGGTTGGCCAGCCCTACGATGTCCGCCTGGTGAGTTTCGACGAGATGAAGCAGCCCCCGCATCTGGCGCTGCACCCTTTCGGGCAGATCCCGACCTATGAGAAGGGCGATCTTGCCCTGTTCGAGTCGGGCGCCATCGTGCTGCATGTCGCGCAAAGCCATCCGGGCCTGCTGCCCGAGGACGCGAATGCGCAGGCGCGGGCGGTCATGTGGATCTTCGCCGCGCTCAACACCGTCGAGCCGCCCATCGTCGAGTGGGAACAGGCCCGCTACCATGAGCCCGACAGGCCCTGGCACCAGGCGCGCCTTTCCCTGCTGGAGAAGCGCATCTGTGTCCGGCCGGAGCAGCTTTCCCGCCGGCTCGGCGCTGCCGACTGGCTCGACGGCACTTTCAGCGCCGGCGACCTGCTGATGGTGACGGTGCTGCGCAGGCTGGAGGGCAGCGGCATGGTGGAGGAACATCCGAACCTGGCCCGCTACGTCGCTCGCGGCAAGGGGCGTCCCGCCTATCAGCACGCTTTCGCCGCGCAACTGGCGGTATTCACGGCGTCGCAGGGTTAA
- a CDS encoding SRPBCC family protein yields MELKFTVGGRIAKPVEEVFETVVNPDRLSKFFTTGGARGRLEAGSEVTWDFHDFPGAFPVLVQEVVPNERITLQWEADSEPRIWTTVTMTFQPLEDGRTLVRISEYGWPETEAGLKGCLGNCEGWTGMICAMKMWLEHGINLREGFYK; encoded by the coding sequence ATGGAACTGAAATTCACCGTCGGCGGCCGGATCGCGAAGCCGGTCGAGGAGGTGTTCGAAACCGTGGTGAACCCCGACCGGCTGTCGAAGTTCTTCACCACCGGCGGCGCCCGCGGGCGGCTGGAGGCGGGCAGCGAGGTGACCTGGGATTTCCACGATTTCCCCGGCGCCTTTCCGGTGCTGGTGCAGGAGGTCGTGCCGAACGAACGCATCACCCTGCAATGGGAGGCCGACAGCGAGCCGCGCATCTGGACTACCGTGACCATGACCTTCCAGCCGCTCGAGGACGGGCGCACGCTGGTGCGGATCAGCGAATACGGCTGGCCCGAGACCGAGGCGGGGCTAAAGGGCTGCCTGGGCAATTGCGAGGGCTGGACCGGGATGATCTGCGCCATGAAGATGTGGC
- a CDS encoding SH3 domain-containing protein, whose product MRTHFAALLALMIASGCAVGSGAVVKGAGPDDLLKLREGPGLNHKIIIGLPDGTRLTRQSCVTNSGKVWCRVTLTDRPGISGYVSAEYLAHR is encoded by the coding sequence ATGCGAACTCATTTTGCTGCTCTTCTCGCTCTCATGATCGCCAGTGGCTGCGCGGTCGGTTCCGGCGCCGTGGTCAAGGGCGCCGGGCCGGACGACCTCCTGAAGCTGCGCGAAGGCCCCGGGCTCAACCACAAGATCATCATCGGCCTGCCCGACGGAACGCGCCTCACCCGTCAGAGCTGCGTCACGAATAGCGGCAAGGTCTGGTGCAGAGTCACGCTCACCGACAGGCCGGGGATCTCGGGTTACGTCTCGGCAGAATATCTCGCGCATCGGTGA
- the leuA gene encoding 2-isopropylmalate synthase, translating into MLKNPETKYRPFQSPVELPERKWPSNKLTQAPRWLSTDLRDGNQALADPMDVERKMRFYDMLLGVGFKEIEVAFPSASQTEFDFVRALIEGNRVPDDVTIQVLTQSRVDLIARTFESLDGAKQAIVHLYNATAPLFRRVVFGMERHQIIDLAVTGVTAMLEESLKRPETDWTFEYSPETFCFTEPDFALEICERVLDVWQPTPERPVILNLPATVEVATPNVYADQIEWFCRNISRRDAVVISVHPHNDRGTAVAAAEQALLAGAERIEGCLFGNGERTGNVDLVTLALNFYTQGIDPKLYFPAVRDVVKTVEHCNGLPVHPRHPYAGALVHTAFSGSHQDAIKKGFAAHRQRNDGVWEMPYLPVDPADIGETYEAVIRVNSQSGKGGVAWVIEQDKGLKLPRQLQVDLSRRVQEFADGSSKEITAEMIWSIFQDAYHLTGPQQFELISYRDRNHSKAGNSRVFVGRIRHEGREVSITGRGNGLISSAVAALEESFGLSLEVVDYQEHALKRGTDSQAVAYLECRNRDGRKIFGVGIDDDVATASIKAVLSAACNN; encoded by the coding sequence ATGCTGAAGAACCCTGAAACCAAATACCGTCCTTTTCAATCTCCCGTCGAACTGCCTGAGCGGAAATGGCCATCGAATAAACTCACGCAAGCGCCTCGTTGGCTGTCAACCGATCTGCGTGACGGCAATCAGGCGCTGGCCGACCCGATGGATGTCGAGCGCAAAATGCGCTTCTACGACATGCTGCTGGGCGTCGGCTTCAAGGAGATCGAAGTTGCCTTTCCCTCTGCATCACAGACGGAGTTCGACTTTGTGCGGGCACTGATCGAAGGGAACCGTGTTCCCGACGATGTTACGATTCAGGTGTTGACGCAATCCCGCGTGGACCTGATCGCTCGCACGTTTGAGTCTCTTGATGGTGCAAAGCAGGCGATTGTCCATCTCTACAACGCGACGGCGCCGCTGTTCCGTCGCGTCGTCTTTGGAATGGAGCGTCACCAGATCATTGATCTGGCCGTCACCGGCGTCACCGCGATGCTTGAGGAAAGCCTGAAGCGGCCGGAGACGGACTGGACCTTCGAGTATTCGCCGGAAACGTTCTGCTTCACCGAGCCTGACTTTGCACTGGAGATTTGTGAACGCGTGCTTGACGTGTGGCAGCCTACGCCCGAACGGCCGGTGATCCTCAACCTGCCGGCAACCGTCGAGGTGGCGACTCCCAATGTATACGCCGACCAGATCGAATGGTTTTGCCGTAACATCTCGCGTCGCGATGCTGTCGTCATCAGCGTGCATCCGCACAATGATCGCGGAACGGCGGTAGCGGCGGCCGAGCAGGCGTTGCTCGCAGGAGCGGAGCGTATCGAAGGCTGCCTGTTCGGCAATGGCGAGAGAACCGGAAATGTCGATCTGGTGACATTGGCGTTGAACTTCTACACGCAGGGAATCGATCCGAAGCTTTATTTTCCGGCAGTCCGCGATGTCGTGAAAACGGTGGAACATTGCAATGGATTGCCGGTCCATCCCCGTCATCCCTATGCTGGGGCGCTGGTGCATACAGCGTTTTCCGGCTCGCATCAGGACGCGATCAAGAAAGGCTTCGCCGCTCATCGACAGCGCAATGATGGCGTCTGGGAAATGCCCTACCTGCCAGTCGACCCGGCAGATATCGGTGAAACCTATGAGGCGGTGATCCGTGTCAACAGCCAGTCCGGCAAGGGTGGCGTTGCCTGGGTCATCGAACAGGACAAGGGCCTGAAACTGCCGCGACAGCTACAGGTCGATCTCAGCCGCCGGGTGCAGGAGTTTGCTGACGGGAGCAGCAAGGAAATCACCGCCGAGATGATCTGGTCGATCTTTCAAGATGCCTATCACCTGACCGGCCCTCAGCAATTTGAACTCATAAGCTACCGGGATCGTAATCACAGCAAAGCTGGTAATTCCCGCGTCTTTGTCGGGCGCATTCGCCACGAGGGCCGTGAAGTCTCCATTACCGGTCGCGGTAACGGGTTGATCTCCAGTGCTGTCGCCGCTCTCGAAGAGAGTTTCGGGCTTTCGCTGGAAGTTGTCGACTATCAGGAACACGCTTTGAAGCGCGGCACAGACTCCCAGGCCGTTGCCTATCTTGAATGCCGTAACCGTGACGGCCGCAAAATCTTCGGCGTCGGGATCGACGACGACGTTGCCACAGCTTCGATCAAGGCGGTGCTGAGCGCGGCGTGCAACAACTGA
- a CDS encoding extracellular catalytic domain type 1 short-chain-length polyhydroxyalkanoate depolymerase, producing MTRSKKRGTRAGKRRPWKAASPMKGGLKLAVDLAASLAAAALKAVVPRVAAPKPKPPRKARARAAAPEKPPVPTRSMPAASDRAGLHRCEHGARHYRIFKPGMTTAAPPLLVMLHGCGQTPADFAKGTGMNALAKTFGLIVVYPAQPREAHPTRCWNWFRPEDNRRGAGEAALLASLTRDLVRKHGADPARVYVAGLSAGASMALALARAYPELFAAVGVHSGLPAGAARDQASALVAMQRGDPGLRLMLPMPTIVFHGSHDRVVNPRNGRLVVLRAREPYPALRGTETAGQVPNGRAYRRTVYRLGAGRPLVEHWSVAESGHAWSGGSSRGRFTDPKGPDASREMIRFFLRHILSARKRASLTRAVPDAQDERSAGPAS from the coding sequence ATGACCCGCAGCAAAAAACGCGGAACCCGGGCCGGCAAGCGTCGACCTTGGAAGGCGGCTTCGCCGATGAAGGGCGGGCTGAAGCTGGCGGTCGATCTGGCCGCCTCGCTCGCTGCGGCGGCGCTGAAGGCGGTTGTGCCGCGTGTCGCGGCCCCGAAGCCCAAGCCGCCGCGCAAGGCGCGTGCCAGGGCCGCCGCGCCGGAAAAACCCCCGGTCCCGACCCGGTCGATGCCGGCCGCGAGCGACCGCGCCGGCCTGCATCGATGCGAACATGGCGCGCGCCACTACAGGATCTTCAAGCCGGGCATGACGACGGCCGCGCCACCGCTGCTGGTCATGCTGCACGGCTGCGGCCAGACCCCGGCCGACTTCGCCAAGGGAACCGGCATGAATGCCTTGGCCAAGACCTTCGGCCTGATCGTGGTCTATCCCGCACAGCCGCGCGAGGCACATCCGACCCGCTGCTGGAACTGGTTCCGGCCCGAGGACAACCGCCGGGGCGCGGGCGAGGCAGCCCTCCTCGCCAGCCTGACGCGCGACCTAGTCAGGAAGCACGGCGCCGATCCGGCCCGGGTCTATGTCGCCGGCCTGTCCGCAGGCGCCTCGATGGCGCTGGCGCTGGCCCGCGCCTATCCCGAGCTGTTCGCGGCCGTGGGCGTGCATTCCGGCCTGCCGGCGGGCGCGGCCCGCGACCAGGCCTCGGCGCTTGTGGCGATGCAGCGCGGCGATCCCGGCTTGCGCCTGATGCTGCCGATGCCGACGATCGTCTTTCACGGCAGCCATGACCGCGTGGTCAATCCCCGCAACGGACGGTTGGTGGTCTTGCGTGCCCGCGAGCCTTACCCCGCGCTGCGCGGCACCGAGACCGCCGGCCAGGTGCCGAATGGCCGCGCCTATCGGCGGACCGTCTATCGCCTCGGCGCGGGCCGTCCGCTGGTCGAGCATTGGAGCGTCGCGGAATCGGGCCATGCCTGGTCCGGCGGCTCGTCCCGGGGTCGCTTCACCGACCCGAAAGGCCCGGACGCCTCGCGCGAGATGATCCGCTTTTTTCTGCGTCACATCCTGTCTGCGCGGAAAAGGGCCAGCCTGACCCGCGCCGTTCCCGATGCGCAGGACGAGCGGTCGGCCGGTCCGGCCAGCTGA
- a CDS encoding LysR substrate-binding domain-containing protein — protein sequence MARSVAAGFADLGILSAAAALDGLVLRPFAEDRLVVVAARQDDMAQMRQIRLADLAGRYFIGLSGSALQDHIAAQAAAMGMALRYRVRLRSFEAICHVAGAGAGIGIVPETAARRMKRTSGIAIIRLADGWARQRLAVCIRAGTELSVPAQSLFRHLTEARPQRDWARGLPPHRQSGARVRALAATVVEQGEMTDGLHL from the coding sequence ATCGCGCGCAGCGTGGCGGCGGGCTTTGCCGACCTCGGCATTCTCTCGGCGGCGGCGGCACTGGACGGGTTGGTGCTGCGCCCCTTTGCCGAGGACCGGCTGGTCGTCGTCGCGGCGCGTCAGGACGACATGGCCCAGATGCGGCAGATCCGCCTGGCCGACCTCGCCGGGCGCTATTTCATCGGCCTGTCCGGCAGCGCGCTTCAGGATCACATCGCTGCGCAAGCCGCGGCGATGGGGATGGCGTTGCGCTATCGCGTCAGGCTGCGGAGCTTCGAGGCGATCTGCCACGTGGCCGGAGCGGGCGCCGGGATCGGCATCGTGCCGGAAACTGCCGCCCGGCGCATGAAGCGGACCTCGGGCATCGCGATCATCCGGCTCGCCGACGGTTGGGCACGGCAGCGCCTCGCGGTCTGCATCCGGGCCGGCACCGAGCTTTCCGTTCCGGCGCAGAGCCTGTTTCGCCATCTGACCGAGGCCCGCCCGCAGCGTGACTGGGCGCGGGGGCTCCCGCCCCACCGCCAAAGCGGCGCTCGCGTCAGAGCCCTGGCTGCGACTGTCGTGGAACAGGGGGAAATGACCGACGGCCTGCACCTGTAA
- a CDS encoding YihY/virulence factor BrkB family protein → MPTASPLADDLGHGAETPTRIPFSGWKQILRRVRAQIGEDHVGVVAAGIAFYGLIAVFPAIAALVAISGLVLNPADLGSTMERIFTMLPPDAAGIIRDQLLKVTDSGTGTGLVAASGLAIALYGATRGVMTLIEGLNIAYDEEETRGYLRLYLTGFALTLGLVVGLILAIGLIVVLPLAAGLLRLGDGVQAAISWITWPILAGFAVLGLSVVYRFGPSRRAAKWRWLSLGAALAVCVWIAASLAFSLYVSNFASYTETYGTLAGVVVLLTWLWLSAYVVLAGAELNAEIEQQTARDTTTGAPKPMGRRGAVKADTPPPGMDRPGTEGRVAPAVREEVSPGRELLLASALALRAASRMTGRGARKK, encoded by the coding sequence ATGCCGACAGCCTCCCCCCTTGCCGACGATCTGGGCCACGGCGCCGAGACGCCCACCCGCATCCCCTTCTCGGGCTGGAAACAGATCCTCCGCCGGGTCCGGGCCCAGATCGGCGAGGATCATGTCGGCGTCGTCGCCGCCGGCATCGCCTTCTACGGCCTGATCGCCGTGTTCCCCGCCATCGCGGCGCTGGTGGCGATTTCGGGGCTGGTCCTGAATCCCGCCGACCTGGGCAGCACCATGGAGCGGATCTTCACGATGCTGCCGCCCGACGCCGCCGGGATCATCCGCGACCAGCTTCTGAAGGTGACCGATAGCGGAACCGGAACCGGGCTGGTTGCGGCTTCAGGCCTGGCGATCGCCCTTTACGGCGCGACCAGGGGGGTGATGACGCTGATCGAGGGGCTGAACATCGCCTATGACGAAGAGGAGACTCGCGGCTATCTGCGGCTTTACCTGACCGGCTTCGCGCTGACGCTGGGGCTGGTGGTCGGGCTGATCCTCGCCATCGGGCTGATCGTGGTGCTGCCCCTGGCCGCCGGGCTTCTGCGCCTGGGCGATGGGGTGCAGGCGGCGATCTCGTGGATCACCTGGCCGATTCTGGCGGGCTTCGCGGTGCTGGGGCTGTCGGTGGTCTATCGCTTCGGCCCGTCGCGCAGGGCGGCGAAATGGCGTTGGCTCAGCCTGGGCGCGGCGCTGGCGGTCTGCGTCTGGATCGCCGCCTCGCTGGCATTTTCGCTCTATGTCAGCAATTTCGCCAGCTATACCGAGACGTATGGCACCCTGGCCGGCGTGGTCGTGCTGCTGACCTGGCTGTGGCTGTCGGCCTATGTTGTCCTGGCCGGGGCCGAACTTAATGCCGAGATCGAGCAGCAGACCGCCCGCGACACCACGACCGGCGCGCCGAAGCCCATGGGCCGGCGCGGCGCGGTCAAGGCGGACACGCCGCCGCCGGGCATGGACCGGCCGGGCACCGAGGGCCGCGTCGCCCCCGCTGTGCGCGAGGAGGTTTCCCCGGGCCGCGAGCTGCTGCTGGCTTCGGCGCTGGCCCTGCGCGCCGCAAGCCGGATGACGGGGCGGGGCGCGAGGAAGAAATGA
- a CDS encoding LysR family transcriptional regulator, whose product MRFDPTDLRLFLAVADAGSITHGAADAGLSLPAASERLGDMELSGGVRLLDRGRRGVALTEAGEALAHHARLISRQMAMMRGELGEYATGLRSTLRVLANTAAMAELMPQRLAGWMGANPRVDLDLK is encoded by the coding sequence ATGCGCTTCGATCCGACCGACCTTCGCCTGTTCCTTGCCGTGGCCGACGCCGGCAGCATCACCCATGGCGCCGCCGATGCCGGGCTTTCGCTGCCCGCCGCCAGCGAGCGGCTGGGGGACATGGAACTGTCCGGCGGCGTCAGGCTGCTGGACCGCGGGCGGCGCGGCGTGGCGCTGACCGAGGCCGGCGAGGCGCTGGCCCATCATGCGCGGCTGATCAGCCGCCAGATGGCGATGATGCGCGGGGAACTGGGCGAATATGCCACGGGGCTGCGCTCGACCCTGCGGGTTCTGGCCAACACCGCCGCCATGGCCGAACTGATGCCGCAGCGGCTTGCGGGGTGGATGGGTGCCAATCCGCGCGTGGACCTCGACCTGAAGTAG
- a CDS encoding helix-turn-helix domain-containing protein, whose translation MLYARRPGHQSQFSPVLSAQARGDSPFADLIGWIQANLHAPLDVPALAARAGLTERSFHRKFTAATGQSPAHFVEALRLDAARMLLSRGLSLKQVSAQVGLFPTARFSRLFQRRFGITPGTYGEMHRVEA comes from the coding sequence GTGCTTTATGCGCGCCGGCCGGGCCATCAGTCGCAGTTCAGCCCGGTGCTGTCGGCGCAGGCCAGGGGCGACAGCCCCTTCGCGGACCTGATCGGCTGGATCCAGGCCAACCTGCACGCCCCCCTGGATGTCCCGGCCCTGGCCGCCCGCGCCGGACTGACCGAGCGCAGCTTCCACCGCAAGTTCACCGCCGCCACCGGCCAGAGCCCGGCCCATTTCGTCGAGGCCCTGCGGCTGGATGCGGCGCGGATGCTGCTGTCGCGCGGTTTGTCCCTGAAGCAGGTTTCCGCGCAGGTGGGGCTGTTCCCGACCGCAAGGTTCTCGCGCCTGTTCCAGAGGCGCTTCGGCATTACGCCCGGAACCTATGGCGAGATGCATCGTGTCGAGGCATAG
- a CDS encoding AraC family transcriptional regulator, protein MFEQSYHASLKRDNLAREDHFSSRKDQSLQAAQEVTDSVAVVSHDGQRYSSPRHTHPRAQLLYAIKGVISVTTDNGTWVVPPSRAVWLPANTEHETSSRSSVQFRCLMIDTGNIPNLPDECMVVDVTPLLRELILKLAELAAHREENRKMADAVVRLLLLELSFSPVRALNLPMPQHHELAQLCESARNDLPNRISIDTAASALHMSRATFMRLFQRETGMSFGRWYQQARMLNALSLLAEGRGILDVAFECGYDSPSAFSAMFRRSLGCAPSTYFE, encoded by the coding sequence TTGTTTGAACAGTCCTACCATGCCAGCCTGAAGCGTGATAATCTTGCGCGCGAAGATCATTTTTCGTCGCGAAAGGATCAATCCTTGCAAGCCGCACAAGAAGTGACGGATAGTGTCGCTGTCGTCTCTCACGACGGGCAGCGATATTCGAGCCCAAGGCACACCCATCCTCGGGCACAATTGCTCTACGCCATCAAGGGTGTCATCTCCGTCACCACCGACAACGGAACCTGGGTCGTTCCGCCGAGTCGGGCGGTCTGGCTTCCGGCCAATACCGAGCATGAAACCTCCAGCCGGTCCAGCGTACAGTTTCGCTGCCTGATGATCGACACCGGGAACATTCCTAACTTGCCTGACGAGTGTATGGTCGTTGATGTTACCCCTCTTCTGCGGGAACTCATACTGAAGCTTGCAGAGTTGGCGGCGCACCGGGAAGAAAACCGAAAAATGGCCGATGCCGTGGTCCGTTTGCTTCTGCTGGAGCTATCCTTCTCGCCGGTGCGGGCGCTCAATTTGCCCATGCCTCAGCATCATGAGCTTGCACAGCTTTGTGAGAGCGCCCGCAATGATTTGCCGAACAGGATTTCCATCGACACCGCTGCGTCTGCGCTTCATATGAGCCGGGCCACGTTCATGCGGCTGTTCCAGCGCGAAACCGGAATGAGTTTCGGCAGATGGTATCAGCAAGCACGAATGCTGAATGCGCTATCTCTGTTAGCGGAGGGACGCGGTATCCTGGATGTCGCGTTCGAATGCGGCTACGATAGCCCAAGCGCATTTTCTGCGATGTTCCGTCGTTCTCTCGGCTGCGCACCAAGCACATACTTCGAGTAA